The following proteins are co-located in the Micropterus dolomieu isolate WLL.071019.BEF.003 ecotype Adirondacks unplaced genomic scaffold, ASM2129224v1 contig_13445, whole genome shotgun sequence genome:
- the LOC123966439 gene encoding uncharacterized protein LOC123966439, protein MEAVIGLLLMLLRVSHGVETCDGRQDGAQCYGALGGTVVLQLMDNASEIFRYQLLKNTTIILSGRKNQILSNLTENKFSFTPINGTFRINNLSWTDGGEYTLEIFDPKGQRSEQRTLHLIIREIGILPTIAGVLSALVILLAVGVAVVFVHKKQENNKPKEEEVEQELTYADVRVVQPPGRQMQQREEVEVEYGQVKISKQPRQTVEPTGDK, encoded by the exons GTGTGGAAACATGTGATGGCAGACAGGATGGAGCTCAGTGTTATGGAGCTTTGGGAGGAACTGTGGTCCTCCAGCTGATGGACAACGCCTCAGAAATATTTAGATACCAAttgttaaaaaacacaacaataatacTCAGTGGGAGAAAGAATCAGATTCTGTCTAATCTGACAGAAAACAAATTCTCATTTACTCCCATTAATGGAACATTTAGGATCAACAACCTGAGCTGGACTGATGGTGGTGAATATACTCTTGAAATCTTTGATCCAAAAGGACAGAGATCCGAGCAGCGGACTCTACATTTGATCATTCGAG AAATAGGAATTTTGCCGACAATCGCCGGCGTACTCTCTGCACTGGTAATTCTCCTGGCAGTCGGGGTGGCAGTCGTCTTTGTTCACAagaaacaggaaaacaacaaaccTAAAG aagaagaagttgAACAGGAATTAACCTATGCTGATGTCAGGGTCGTGCAGCCACCTGGGAGGCAGATGCAGCAAAGAgaagaggtggaggtggagtaCGGCCAAGTCAAGATTTCAAAGCAACCTCGGCAGACTGTTGAACCAACAggagataaataa